One region of Streptomyces davaonensis JCM 4913 genomic DNA includes:
- a CDS encoding family 43 glycosylhydrolase → MDITRRQLGRLTAAGAGALMLTGLLPPARAAAAAPWDGTWGDQGDGTYVNPIVPGDLSDWDCIRVGADYYGITSTFGYSPGMAVLHSKDLVNWRTLGGSVGDVTRIGPELNWDRMNRYGRGVWAGSIRHHAGRYWVYFNTPDEGFFMTSAPSPTGPWEPLHSVWRTSGWNDVCPFWDDDGQGYLVTTHFSDGYKIHLFKLSEDGKSLVGPSTVIHQSSGSEASKLYKIDGVYYHLFSEVKSEGRVLMMNRGTSLYGPFETRQLLHVNSSADREPNQGGLVQTPDGAWYFVTHHGHGRWEGRVLSLLPVTWVDGWPILGAVGTDGVGTMTWSGKVPAGGTPGLPLDALPPVVASDLFTASSLKPQWEWYYQPRADHWSLTERPGHLRLKAFAPLAADNLMKVGNTLTQRALRTAGGASVTVRLDLAGLADGQHAGLCHYAATYAGLGVKRTGSTTTIAHNAGGTLTYGSDIPQNAVWLRTTWDLNGVSRFSYSLDGSTFTDVGATYQLTWGGYRGDRIGLYTYNPNNTGYVDIDSVQYTVAPSRAYHCVSVRSGKVADVSGASVADGAGLIQWRDTGGANQQWTFQSTADGYHTITCVRSGKVLDVAGSSTADGARVVQTTADGRTSQQWRVRPLSGGAFVVVNRNSGKVLDVSGGSTADGAALIQYADRGSTNQHWTFQRVTG, encoded by the coding sequence GTGGACATCACCAGACGACAGCTCGGCCGGCTGACCGCAGCCGGCGCCGGGGCCCTCATGCTGACGGGCCTACTGCCCCCAGCCCGGGCAGCGGCGGCCGCACCCTGGGACGGCACCTGGGGCGATCAGGGCGACGGCACCTACGTCAACCCGATCGTGCCGGGCGACCTCAGTGACTGGGACTGCATCCGGGTCGGAGCCGACTACTACGGCATCACCAGCACCTTCGGCTACTCGCCCGGCATGGCGGTCCTGCACTCGAAAGACCTGGTCAACTGGCGTACGCTCGGCGGCTCGGTCGGCGATGTCACCCGTATCGGCCCGGAGCTGAACTGGGACCGGATGAACCGCTACGGCCGCGGGGTGTGGGCCGGATCCATCCGCCACCACGCGGGCCGCTACTGGGTGTACTTCAACACGCCCGACGAGGGCTTTTTCATGACCTCGGCCCCGTCGCCGACCGGGCCGTGGGAGCCGCTGCACTCGGTGTGGCGGACCTCAGGCTGGAACGATGTATGCCCGTTCTGGGACGACGACGGCCAGGGCTACCTGGTCACCACGCACTTCTCGGACGGCTACAAGATCCACCTGTTCAAGCTGTCCGAGGACGGCAAGTCACTGGTCGGCCCGTCCACGGTCATCCACCAGTCGTCGGGCAGCGAGGCCAGCAAGCTCTACAAGATCGACGGTGTCTACTACCACCTGTTCAGCGAGGTGAAGTCCGAGGGCCGCGTGCTCATGATGAACCGCGGCACCAGCCTCTACGGGCCGTTCGAGACACGGCAGTTGCTGCACGTCAACTCCTCGGCGGACCGCGAGCCCAACCAGGGCGGTCTGGTGCAGACGCCGGACGGCGCGTGGTACTTCGTGACCCATCACGGCCATGGCCGCTGGGAGGGGCGCGTGCTGTCCCTGCTGCCGGTCACCTGGGTGGACGGCTGGCCGATCCTGGGCGCCGTGGGCACGGACGGCGTCGGCACCATGACGTGGTCGGGCAAGGTGCCCGCCGGCGGCACCCCCGGACTGCCCCTCGACGCGCTGCCGCCGGTGGTGGCCAGCGACCTGTTCACCGCGAGCAGCCTCAAGCCGCAGTGGGAGTGGTACTACCAACCGCGTGCGGATCACTGGTCGTTGACCGAGCGCCCCGGCCATCTGCGCTTGAAGGCCTTCGCCCCCCTGGCGGCCGACAACCTGATGAAGGTGGGCAACACCCTCACCCAGCGCGCACTGCGCACGGCCGGCGGCGCGAGCGTGACGGTACGCCTGGACCTGGCGGGCCTCGCCGACGGTCAGCACGCCGGGCTGTGCCATTACGCCGCGACGTATGCGGGACTAGGAGTGAAGCGCACCGGGAGCACCACCACCATCGCGCACAACGCCGGCGGCACCCTGACCTACGGATCGGACATCCCCCAGAACGCCGTGTGGCTGCGCACCACTTGGGACCTGAACGGGGTGAGCCGCTTCTCCTACAGCCTCGACGGGAGCACCTTCACCGACGTCGGTGCCACCTACCAGCTCACCTGGGGCGGCTACCGCGGCGACCGGATCGGCCTGTACACCTACAACCCCAACAACACCGGCTACGTCGACATCGACTCGGTGCAGTACACCGTCGCCCCCAGCCGGGCCTACCACTGCGTCAGTGTGCGCAGCGGCAAAGTCGCCGACGTCTCCGGTGCGTCGGTCGCGGACGGCGCCGGCCTGATCCAGTGGCGCGACACCGGCGGAGCGAACCAGCAGTGGACCTTCCAGTCCACGGCGGACGGCTACCACACCATCACCTGCGTCCGCAGCGGGAAGGTCCTCGACGTAGCCGGCTCCTCGACGGCGGACGGCGCACGGGTCGTCCAGACGACCGCCGACGGCCGCACCAGTCAGCA
- a CDS encoding FadR/GntR family transcriptional regulator, which yields MSELEAALPAGILPTALAENGEERGYRPGYEIVAERILEFIAAQRLVAGDRLPTEVDLAQMLGTSRAVVREAVKILSALGRVRAHKGRGLFVADDEGMLITSRWGGFFRPVDIDHVLMLFEFRRVQEMSASSLAATRATPAELRTIEVAVEQCRHGFVHGAVDVFNRADDDFHAAVSVASHNAFLVSAVRDARRLQRQSSAIGIHDTLGENAESAVEEHETIYRAIRDGRPEEAAQATAVHLDRTLEDYRREIQRRVFGQR from the coding sequence ATGTCAGAGCTCGAGGCGGCGTTGCCGGCTGGGATCCTGCCTACTGCACTCGCCGAGAACGGCGAGGAGCGCGGCTACCGGCCCGGATACGAGATCGTGGCGGAGCGGATCCTTGAATTCATCGCCGCGCAGCGGCTGGTGGCGGGCGACCGGCTGCCCACCGAGGTCGACCTGGCGCAGATGCTGGGAACGAGCAGGGCGGTGGTGCGCGAGGCCGTGAAGATTCTCTCGGCGCTGGGCCGCGTACGGGCCCACAAGGGGCGGGGGCTGTTCGTCGCGGACGACGAAGGCATGCTCATCACGAGCCGCTGGGGAGGCTTCTTCCGGCCTGTCGACATCGATCATGTGCTGATGCTGTTCGAGTTCCGCCGGGTGCAGGAGATGTCCGCCAGCAGCCTGGCGGCCACCCGTGCCACCCCCGCCGAACTGCGTACCATCGAGGTGGCGGTGGAGCAGTGCCGGCACGGGTTCGTCCACGGTGCGGTCGACGTGTTCAACCGGGCGGACGACGACTTCCACGCGGCTGTCTCGGTGGCCTCGCACAACGCGTTCCTGGTCAGCGCCGTACGCGACGCGCGGCGGCTGCAGCGCCAGTCCAGCGCTATTGGCATCCACGACACGCTCGGCGAGAACGCCGAGTCGGCGGTCGAGGAGCACGAGACGATCTACCGGGCCATCCGTGACGGCCGGCCCGAGGAAGCTGCTCAGGCCACCGCGGTGCACCTGGACCGGACCCTGGAGGACTACCGGCGCGAGATCCAGCGGCGCGTATTCGGCCAGCGCTGA